The genomic DNA AAACATACTACGAGGCTATTTCCGCTAGATGATATTTTTTGTGAGGCAGCTTTAAGTAAGGAAGAAATGTCTCATCTGCATGGATTAAGCGTGCACCTAAGGATCTACATCAATGATGCAAGTCAGGTTATCAATGATCAGGACTCTTCAGTTTTAGAGCTGAAGAGCCAAAAGCTATCACTAGAAAAGCATGTTGTCCAATTGATTGATGGGCTCCGCCGCACTAATCTTGATACTGAAAGGCGAGTATTAGAGCTTGGAATTGAAAAAATAAATGCACTAATAAAATCTGCCAAGCAGGCTATTGCTTATAAAAAGTTAACCAAAAAAGCGATGGCCTATAAAAAAGTACAGGGAGATTTAAACTATGTATTCTTAGCTCAACAGCCAAGATTTGAAGTACAAAGCCCTCAGCCGAGTGAAACACTTACCCCATCCGGCTCAACGCAGCCTGCAAAAGGCCCATCATTACCTCCAGCTGACATGACGAAAGAGATCCGCTATCTTTTTAGACCTAAAACCAATAAGGAAATTGCAGATGATTATGAATACTTCAAAAGGGAGTTTTTGGAAGACGAGCCAGGCTTTGTTCCACTCTCTTATGATGGCTTTACATCGAAGGTATACACGGCGGAACTTGCAACGTTATTGTGTGGCGAAAACATAACCCTTTGGGTGCAGGGCACGGAAGGAGTATCTATCAAGTTAAACAAGTTGGAGCAGGCATTCTTTGCAAAGGCGTATGTGGTAGCCTACCAGGAAGGGAGAAAACAATTTGATGCAGATTTCAGCTTAAGTTCCGACATACTATACGGGCCTAACGTTGAAAGATATGTTATGAACCTACACCACAATTGCTTCCATGCGGAGTGCTTAGGCAGTAAGGAAGGCTGGTACGCATCGAAGGAAAGATATCCAAGGATACTTACCAGTGAAGTAATGAGTGATTTTGGTTTTTATGCCGGTATGCTATCCCGGGCAGAAGAGGTGTTTAAAAAGCATCCTTTCCTGTTTCAAGCATTTGCAAAATGCGAGCACCCAAAGCAGGCAATTGTTAATACAGGAGATAAAGCAAAGAAGCCACATCACCCTAATGTGAGTACATTAGAGGAAATGTTTGAAAATGCAAAATATGCCGAAGTTTGTTTGGACATACTAAGAAAGTTGCCAAAGCCTGTGCTTGATAGTGCCAATAACTACATTGGTAAAAATAAGGGCATATTCCCCTTATGGATAAAGATACTTCAACAGCACAAGCCTTTGCCTTTAATTAAGCCTTTAAAAGATATCGAGTATAAAGATATTTTGAATGCAACTATACATGGTTTAAAGCTAACAGACGATGCAAGCGAGTTCAGAAAAGATTATAAAAGACTTGCTACAGATAATGTCGAATTAGATATGAGAGCCATTCTTTCCCAAATTTCCCAAAGTGGAAAGTTAGGAAAGTAAGCCCTTTTTCTTTGCTGACTTTTACCATATCAAACTTAAACAGATATGGAAAAGACAGTTTTAATATCATTGCCGATTGATGAATTACAGACTGTAATTATCAATTGTGTGAATGCTTGTTTGAGAAACAATAAGCACCACCCTACCGCCCTACCAAAGCCAGACCGCTGCACCTTTGATGACGCTTTAGAGATAACGGGGTTAAGCAAGTCCAAGCTTTATAAACTCACCTCCTCTAATGAAATCCCGCATAAGCGCTATGGCAACCGATTGATCTTTAATCGCAAGGAGCTGGAGGAATGGGTAGAGTCGCAAACGGTAGAAAAATACGACACTGAAAGTGTGGCCCTGACCGTAGCCAGAAGCGCCAGGTCTAAAATGAAAGGAGGTTGCCGTCATGTCTAAGACGAACAACCTCCCGCGTAATATCCAATCATGTAAAGATAACACCCGGCCGCGGCAATTATTAACCATATTTCAATTTCTTAGCCAGCATATCGCGACTGCCTCCATGGTTGCGGCAGCTACGGGCATACCACAAACAACCATCTGCCGCTATAAAAGCGACCTTGAGAAAGCAGGCAAGCTTTGGGAGGTAACAAAAGCTCCCTGCAAGCTCACCGGCTTCAAAGCCTACTACCTGACCACAAACAAGGATAAAGCCATGCAAGCCCGGGAGGGGCAACATTTATGAATGCCCTGGCCGAACTATGCCGCCTCTCGCTGGAGCGGAAAAGAGAGCGCTACCCGAACGTCCCGCCTCATGGCATAGTTGCGCCTAAGCTATCCGACAAAGACGCCAACGGCCTCACCAGGTGCATCCTGGAGTACTTTCGGCTGCATGGAGGCTATGCCGTTCGCATCAACACGCAGGGCCAGTACAACGAAAAGCTTAAAAAGTGGACCAAGAGCACCACCAGGCGCGGTACAGCAGATGTTCACTCGTGCCTGAACGGAATACATTACTCCATTGAAGTAAAGGTAGGCAGGGATTCACAAAGCGACTACCAGCAGCTGGAGACACAGGAGCAGGTAGAAGGCGCCTGCGGCCGATACTATGTGGCACAGGATTTCCAAAGCTTCTATGACTGGATAAACCAGGTTAAGTACGACTATCAGGAGGAAGGCACCCATAGTAAATAATTCATGAGAATATGGCGAAAGAAACCTACTATTTCAAGCATGATTATAATGCGCGAAATGATTTTAAAATATCAGCTCTTATTTCAGATCACGGGGCCGCTGGCTACGGTATCTACTGGTGCCTGGTAGAAATGCTGCATGAAGAATCTGAACACAAGTTGCCGCTTGAAGAATACTTCTATAGAGTGCTTGCTAAGCTAACCTCAACAAGTGTTGATGACGTGTCAAGTATAGTTCATGATTGCTTAAATATCTATCACCTTTTCACTGAGAAGGAAGGCTTCTTTTATTCAGAGCGTGTTCTTCGCAATCTTGAAGAAAGAGAAGATATAAAGAAAAAACGATCAGAAGCAGGTAAAATCAGTGCTGAGAAACGCAAAATAGCAGCACATGTTCAACAAAGCTCAACACGTGTTAAGCAAAGCTCAACAAGGAAAGGAAAGGAAATTAAAGGAAAGGAAATTAAAGAAGAAGAAAATAGAGAAGAGGAAAATCTAAAGGCATCAGGTAAACCTGATGATTCAAATCAAGATGTTGAGTTGCCTAAAATCATTTTCCCATTTAATGGACCGGCGTTCCCGGCAGCCTGGAACGACTGGAAAGAATATAAGCAGGAGCAGCACAAGTTTAAGTACAACTCCCTAAAGTCTGAAATGATGGCGTTAAAAGCGCTTTGCACCCTGGCTGAAAACAATGAAGCAAAAGCGATTGAGATCATTGAGTACAGCATAGGTTCGGGCTACAAGGGTCTTTTTGCCCCTAACAACTATTCTAAATCGCAAACGCCACAGAGTGCGGGCACGGATAAGAACCCGGGAGCAAAACCATTCAATATCAGGGAAGAAATCAGGAGACAGCAGGAACGCGCATGAACCCAAACACTAATATGAATTTTATCGATTTATAACATAGGGTAAACATGAAATCCGGCCAACTGCCTTGCCATTTTGCTTGCTACGCTTATAAAAGACAACATGAAAAAGAAGAAATTAACCGATAAACAACAGCGCTTTTGCCTGGAGTACCTAAAGGACAGCAACGCTGCAGGAGCAGCAGAACGAGCCGGCTACAGTGAGAAGACAGCCATGGAGCAGGGGTACCAACTACTTCAGAAAACTTCAGTTCAGATGGAGATATCACGCCTGCAGGCAGAGCTGTCAGAAGCTACAAGGATCAAGGTAGAAGCGTTAGTGCTGGAACTGGCAAAGATCGCTTTTACAAACCTTCCCGATATCCTGGCGCCAGGTGATCAGTTGCAG from Pontibacter liquoris includes the following:
- a CDS encoding helix-turn-helix domain-containing protein, with translation MRNNKHHPTALPKPDRCTFDDALEITGLSKSKLYKLTSSNEIPHKRYGNRLIFNRKELEEWVESQTVEKYDTESVALTVARSARSKMKGGCRHV
- a CDS encoding DUF4373 domain-containing protein: MAKETYYFKHDYNARNDFKISALISDHGAAGYGIYWCLVEMLHEESEHKLPLEEYFYRVLAKLTSTSVDDVSSIVHDCLNIYHLFTEKEGFFYSERVLRNLEEREDIKKKRSEAGKISAEKRKIAAHVQQSSTRVKQSSTRKGKEIKGKEIKEEENREEENLKASGKPDDSNQDVELPKIIFPFNGPAFPAAWNDWKEYKQEQHKFKYNSLKSEMMALKALCTLAENNEAKAIEIIEYSIGSGYKGLFAPNNYSKSQTPQSAGTDKNPGAKPFNIREEIRRQQERA
- a CDS encoding terminase small subunit; this encodes MKKKKLTDKQQRFCLEYLKDSNAAGAAERAGYSEKTAMEQGYQLLQKTSVQMEISRLQAELSEATRIKVEALVLELAKIAFTNLPDILAPGDQLQVKDLNELTEAQRASILEISETRGKLGTTRKVKLHSKLTAIDMLMKNLGGYVTASDLIDKLPPERLDQLVDDILKKLQK